In one window of Halomarina pelagica DNA:
- a CDS encoding DUF7331 family protein, producing MADNDVPSEGEPIDESRHEPDVSEAVETTETYETDEGLVFYDAQNPLAWILAGSTIRLDDVL from the coding sequence ATGGCCGATAACGATGTTCCGTCGGAAGGTGAGCCGATCGACGAGTCGCGTCACGAGCCGGACGTCTCGGAGGCCGTAGAGACGACGGAGACGTACGAGACGGACGAGGGGCTGGTCTTCTACGACGCGCAGAACCCCCTCGCCTGGATCCTCGCGGGGAGCACGATCCGACTCGACGACGTACTCTGA
- a CDS encoding ABC transporter ATP-binding protein produces MARLEIQNLHAEVNEEGGEQILMGVDLEVESGEIHALMGPNGSGKSTMAKVIAGHPAYTVTEGEVLIHLEDGDFGEDFEIPEDKRTWNLLDLEPNERAALGVFLGFQYPAEIEGVTMVNFLRTALNAKLEEREELFEEDEGEEDEAEESGYATSPMEGPVDEGEVGVAEFQGLLREKMELLDMDEKFATRYLNAGFSGGEKKQNEVLQAAILEPSIAVLDEIDSGLDIDRLQDVSAGINALRDEQGTGVLQITHYQRILDYVEPDHVHIMLDGKVVKSGGPELAEELEDKGYDWVREEVYGTA; encoded by the coding sequence ATGGCACGATTAGAGATACAGAACCTTCACGCGGAGGTCAACGAGGAAGGCGGAGAGCAGATCCTGATGGGCGTCGATCTCGAGGTGGAATCCGGCGAGATCCACGCGCTGATGGGACCGAACGGGTCCGGGAAGTCGACGATGGCGAAGGTCATCGCCGGGCACCCGGCCTACACGGTCACCGAGGGCGAGGTGCTGATCCACCTGGAGGACGGCGACTTCGGCGAGGACTTCGAGATCCCCGAGGACAAGCGCACGTGGAACCTCCTCGACCTGGAGCCGAACGAGCGCGCCGCGCTCGGCGTGTTTCTCGGCTTCCAGTACCCCGCCGAGATCGAGGGCGTCACGATGGTGAACTTCCTCCGCACGGCGCTCAACGCCAAGCTCGAGGAGCGCGAGGAACTCTTCGAGGAGGACGAGGGCGAGGAGGACGAAGCGGAGGAGTCGGGGTACGCCACCTCCCCGATGGAGGGGCCGGTCGACGAGGGCGAGGTCGGCGTCGCCGAGTTCCAGGGGCTCCTGCGCGAGAAGATGGAGCTGCTGGACATGGACGAGAAGTTCGCCACCCGGTATCTCAACGCCGGCTTCTCCGGCGGGGAGAAGAAGCAGAACGAGGTGCTGCAGGCCGCCATCCTCGAACCCTCGATCGCCGTCCTCGACGAGATCGACTCCGGGCTGGACATCGACCGCCTGCAGGACGTCTCCGCGGGCATCAACGCCCTCCGCGACGAGCAGGGGACGGGCGTCCTCCAGATCACCCACTACCAGCGGATCCTCGACTACGTCGAGCCCGACCACGTCCACATCATGCTGGACGGGAAGGTCGTGAAGAGCGGCGGTCCCGAACTCGCCGAGGAACTCGAGGACAAGGGGTACGACTGGGTCCGCGAGGAGGTCTACGGGACGGCGTGA
- the mre11 gene encoding DNA double-strand break repair protein Mre11, whose protein sequence is MTRVIHTGDTHIGYRQYHRPERRQDFLEAFERVVADAVGDGVDAVVHAGDLFHDRRPDLPDLLGTLSALRTLDDAGVPFLAVVGNHESKRGRQWLDLFESLGLAVRLDREPHVIGSTAFYGLDFVPRSQRDALDYEFADHDADHAALVTHGLFTPFDFGEWDSAEVLSESTVAFDAMLLGDNHAADRAQVEGAWVTYCGSTERASADERDARGYNVVTFDGEVSIARRGLDTREFVFVDVELAPGEGIERVRERVDQHDLADAVVIVSVEGDGEEIAPAELERHIVDRGALVARVNDHREFEEVRDLEVSFADPDEAVTERVRELGLSTAARHVDEVVRASKVADANVAEEVESLVAEVVETGETEAFARTEPGTEVENAADEDGQDEQTATGSEAAGGSDSGETGTGAETKMETGAETEGEPGAEPDPATAATTASDAETDEAGSEGQSTMGEY, encoded by the coding sequence ATGACGCGCGTGATACATACCGGGGACACACACATCGGGTACCGACAGTATCACCGTCCGGAGCGCCGTCAGGACTTCCTCGAGGCGTTCGAGCGGGTCGTCGCGGACGCCGTCGGCGACGGCGTCGACGCGGTGGTCCACGCGGGCGACCTGTTTCACGACCGCCGGCCGGACCTGCCCGATCTCCTCGGCACGCTCTCCGCGCTTCGAACCCTCGACGACGCCGGGGTTCCGTTTCTCGCCGTCGTCGGGAACCACGAGTCGAAGCGGGGCAGGCAGTGGCTCGACCTCTTCGAGTCGCTCGGCCTCGCCGTCCGCCTCGACCGCGAGCCGCACGTGATCGGATCGACGGCGTTCTACGGTCTCGACTTCGTCCCCCGATCACAGCGCGACGCCCTCGACTACGAGTTCGCCGACCACGACGCCGACCACGCGGCGCTCGTCACCCACGGCCTGTTCACGCCCTTCGACTTCGGCGAGTGGGACTCGGCGGAGGTGCTCTCCGAGTCGACCGTCGCGTTCGACGCGATGCTCCTCGGGGACAACCACGCCGCGGACCGGGCGCAGGTCGAGGGGGCGTGGGTCACCTACTGCGGGTCGACCGAGCGCGCCAGCGCGGACGAGCGGGACGCCCGGGGGTACAACGTCGTCACCTTCGACGGCGAGGTGTCGATCGCCCGACGGGGGCTGGACACCCGTGAGTTCGTCTTCGTCGACGTCGAACTCGCGCCGGGGGAGGGGATCGAGCGCGTCCGCGAGCGGGTCGATCAGCACGACCTCGCGGACGCCGTCGTCATCGTCAGCGTCGAGGGCGACGGCGAGGAGATCGCCCCGGCCGAACTGGAACGCCACATCGTCGACCGGGGCGCGCTCGTCGCCCGGGTGAACGACCACCGGGAGTTCGAGGAGGTGCGGGACCTGGAGGTGAGCTTCGCCGACCCCGACGAGGCGGTCACCGAGCGCGTCCGCGAACTCGGCCTCAGCACGGCGGCCCGCCACGTCGACGAGGTGGTCCGGGCGAGCAAGGTCGCCGACGCGAACGTCGCCGAGGAGGTGGAGTCGCTCGTCGCGGAGGTCGTCGAGACGGGCGAGACGGAGGCCTTCGCCCGGACGGAACCCGGGACGGAAGTCGAGAACGCGGCGGACGAAGACGGGCAGGACGAGCAGACGGCGACCGGGAGCGAGGCGGCAGGGGGATCCGATTCCGGGGAGACGGGGACGGGAGCGGAGACGAAGATGGAGACGGGAGCGGAGACAGAGGGAGAGCCGGGGGCGGAGCCGGACCCCGCGACCGCGGCGACGACCGCATCCGACGCCGAGACCGACGAGGCCGGGAGCGAGGGACAGTCCACGATGGGTGAGTACTGA
- a CDS encoding DUF7322 domain-containing protein gives MNPFEEDEEDAWPDEPEEFDPESIGPRVEYAAPEDLADADVSDELFRAFWATVLMANVGLFAVSLGLMFVVFRAQYRLGGVVFGVGALALLFGYRYYRSYQDDRAERD, from the coding sequence GTGAACCCCTTCGAGGAGGACGAGGAGGACGCCTGGCCGGACGAGCCGGAGGAGTTCGACCCCGAGAGCATCGGCCCTCGCGTCGAGTACGCCGCCCCCGAGGACCTCGCGGACGCGGACGTGTCGGACGAACTCTTCCGCGCCTTCTGGGCGACCGTCCTCATGGCGAACGTCGGCCTGTTCGCCGTCAGCCTCGGATTGATGTTCGTCGTCTTCCGCGCGCAGTACCGCCTCGGCGGGGTCGTCTTCGGCGTCGGCGCGCTTGCGCTCCTGTTCGGCTACCGGTACTACCGGAGCTACCAGGACGACCGCGCCGAACGGGACTAA
- the sufB gene encoding Fe-S cluster assembly protein SufB: protein MSSEQDHLKETDTEARFEFKKEQRAAFKSEKGLTEETIRVISEDKDEPEWMLERRLRALRQFHEMPMPTDWPGQPDLSEVDVDEIVPYIRPDIETRGGAESWEDLPEEIKDTFDKLGIPEAEKNALSGVGAQYESEIVYQNMQEQWQEKGVVFMDMDRAVREHPEIVEEYFMTKCVPPSDNKFAALHGAVWSGGSFVYVPEGVTVEMPIQAYFRMNSEGMGQFEHTLIIAEENSEVHYIEGCSAPKYSAFNLHSGGVEVFVKEGAHVQYSTVQNWSKNTYNLNTKRAIVEKDGTMEWVSGSMGSKATMLYPCSILKGPGATDNHITIAFAGKGQNIDTGAKVYHNAPDTKSTIESKSISKDGGRTNYRGLVHIADGATNSSTSVECDALMFDNESTSDTMPYMEIEESKVDVAHEATVGKIGDEDVFYLQSRGLDDDDAKQMIVAGFIEPITEELPIEYAVELNRLIELEMEGSLG from the coding sequence ATGAGTTCCGAACAAGACCACCTCAAAGAGACGGACACGGAAGCTCGCTTCGAGTTCAAGAAGGAGCAGCGCGCCGCGTTCAAGTCCGAGAAGGGGCTGACCGAGGAGACGATCCGCGTCATCTCCGAGGACAAGGACGAACCGGAGTGGATGCTGGAGCGCCGCCTGCGCGCGCTCCGGCAGTTCCACGAGATGCCGATGCCGACCGACTGGCCGGGCCAGCCCGACCTCTCGGAGGTCGACGTCGACGAGATCGTCCCGTACATCCGCCCGGACATCGAGACGCGCGGCGGTGCGGAGAGCTGGGAGGACCTCCCCGAGGAGATCAAGGACACCTTCGACAAGCTGGGCATCCCCGAGGCCGAGAAGAACGCCCTCTCCGGCGTCGGCGCGCAGTACGAGTCGGAGATCGTCTACCAGAACATGCAGGAGCAGTGGCAGGAGAAGGGCGTCGTCTTCATGGACATGGACCGGGCCGTGCGCGAGCACCCGGAGATCGTCGAGGAGTACTTCATGACGAAGTGCGTCCCGCCGAGCGACAACAAGTTCGCCGCCCTCCACGGGGCGGTCTGGTCCGGTGGGAGCTTCGTCTACGTCCCGGAGGGCGTCACCGTCGAGATGCCGATTCAGGCGTACTTCCGGATGAACTCGGAGGGGATGGGCCAGTTCGAACACACCCTCATCATCGCCGAGGAGAACTCCGAGGTCCACTACATCGAGGGCTGCTCCGCACCGAAGTACTCCGCGTTCAACCTCCACAGCGGGGGCGTCGAAGTCTTCGTGAAGGAGGGGGCGCACGTCCAGTACTCGACGGTCCAGAACTGGTCGAAGAACACCTACAACCTCAACACCAAGCGCGCCATCGTCGAGAAGGACGGCACGATGGAGTGGGTCTCCGGCTCGATGGGGTCGAAGGCCACCATGCTCTACCCCTGTTCGATCCTCAAGGGCCCCGGTGCGACGGACAACCACATCACGATCGCGTTCGCGGGCAAGGGCCAGAACATCGACACGGGCGCGAAGGTCTACCACAACGCCCCCGACACCAAGTCCACGATCGAGTCGAAGTCGATCTCGAAGGACGGCGGGCGCACCAACTACCGCGGGCTCGTCCACATCGCTGACGGGGCGACGAACTCCTCGACCAGCGTCGAGTGCGACGCGCTCATGTTCGACAACGAGTCCACCTCGGACACGATGCCGTACATGGAGATCGAGGAGTCGAAGGTCGACGTGGCCCACGAGGCGACCGTCGGGAAGATCGGCGACGAGGACGTCTTCTACCTCCAGTCGCGCGGACTGGACGACGACGACGCCAAGCAGATGATCGTCGCCGGCTTCATCGAGCCGATCACGGAGGAGTTGCCGATCGAGTACGCCGTCGAACTCAACCGGCTCATCGAGCTGGAGATGGAGGGAAGCCTCGGGTAA
- a CDS encoding DNA-directed DNA polymerase, which translates to MQQSGLGDFEAGGGGRDARDLVEAEAEAVAGDGAGLAPEVVDTSSYRYPDADGAVELFVTQVDYTIEGSGRDEHPVVHVFGRTADDEVEHVRVREFEPYFYAPTDSLEGRPEEEFDRLLDSRETDEDGDPFVSIRGERLTKIVGQTPRDVGQLRDRFDHYEADILFPNRLLIDKDITSGVRVPCRRNDDGAIDVPHQELRPVEMDATLRVNTFDIEVDDRSGFPEEGEEPIICLTSHDNYRDEYVVWLYEAPDGAGGPDSLPGYDPLREGPAVEVRAFEREEDMLAAFLDYVDETDPDVLTGWNFADFDAPYLLDRLEVLGGDGALDPNRLSRVNEVWRSEWQGPNVKGRVVFDLLYAYKRIKISELDSYRLDAVGEAELGVGKERYPGSIGDLWEENPERLLEYNLRDVELCVELDRKQNIVPFWTEVASFVGCKLEDATTPGDAVDLYILHKVHGEFALPSKGSVDSEEYEGGAVFDPITGVRENVSVLDLKSLYPMCMVTINASIETKVDPATFDGDTYVAPNGTHFRQEPAGIIREMVDELLEERDRKKGLRDEHRPGSDQYETYDRQQGAVKVIMNSLYGVLGWDRFRLYDKEMGAAVTATGRRVIEFTETVANEMGHRVAYGDTDSVMLELGGQVSRDEAIEQAFAIEEEINASYDEFASEELNADHHRFQIEFEKLYRRFFQAGKKKRYAGHIVWKEGKDVDDIDITGFEYKRSDIAPITKEVQKRVIELIVRSEGEGYREEVKEYVHDVIQRFKEGDIGVEEIGIPGGIGKRLDNYDTDTAHVRGAKYANLLLGTNFGRGSKPKRLYLKGVHNDFYGRVERELGIDARTDALYREFRQKEDVICVEYADQLPEEFEIDREKMLDRTLRGPIERILDAIDVSWDEVESGQTQTGLGQYF; encoded by the coding sequence ATGCAACAGAGCGGGTTGGGCGACTTCGAGGCGGGCGGCGGTGGCCGCGACGCCCGCGACCTCGTGGAGGCCGAGGCCGAGGCGGTGGCCGGCGACGGCGCGGGCCTCGCCCCGGAGGTGGTCGACACCTCTTCGTACCGCTATCCCGACGCCGACGGTGCCGTCGAGCTGTTCGTCACGCAGGTCGACTACACCATCGAGGGGAGCGGCCGCGACGAGCACCCGGTCGTCCACGTCTTCGGCCGGACCGCGGACGACGAGGTCGAACACGTCAGGGTCCGCGAGTTCGAGCCCTACTTCTACGCGCCGACGGACTCGCTCGAGGGCCGCCCCGAGGAGGAGTTCGACCGCCTGCTCGACTCCCGCGAGACCGACGAGGACGGCGACCCGTTCGTCAGCATCCGCGGCGAGCGGTTGACCAAGATCGTCGGACAGACCCCCCGCGACGTCGGGCAACTGCGCGACCGCTTCGACCACTACGAGGCGGACATCCTCTTTCCCAATCGCCTCCTCATCGACAAGGACATCACGAGCGGCGTACGGGTGCCCTGTCGCCGGAACGACGACGGCGCGATCGACGTTCCCCACCAGGAACTGCGACCCGTCGAGATGGACGCGACCCTCCGGGTGAACACCTTCGACATCGAGGTCGACGACCGCTCGGGCTTCCCGGAGGAGGGCGAGGAGCCGATCATCTGTCTCACCAGCCACGACAACTACCGCGACGAGTACGTCGTGTGGCTCTACGAGGCTCCCGACGGCGCGGGCGGCCCCGACTCGCTTCCGGGGTACGATCCGCTCCGCGAGGGGCCGGCCGTCGAGGTCCGGGCGTTCGAGCGGGAGGAGGACATGCTCGCGGCGTTCCTCGACTACGTCGACGAGACCGACCCCGACGTGCTGACGGGGTGGAACTTCGCCGACTTCGACGCGCCCTACCTGCTCGACCGACTCGAGGTGCTCGGCGGCGACGGCGCCCTCGACCCGAACCGGCTCTCCCGGGTGAACGAGGTCTGGCGCAGCGAGTGGCAGGGCCCGAACGTCAAGGGTCGGGTCGTGTTCGACCTGCTGTACGCCTACAAGCGCATCAAGATCTCCGAACTCGACTCCTACCGCCTCGACGCGGTCGGGGAGGCCGAACTCGGCGTCGGTAAGGAGCGCTACCCCGGCAGCATCGGCGACCTCTGGGAGGAGAACCCCGAGCGACTGCTCGAGTACAACCTGCGCGACGTCGAACTCTGCGTCGAACTCGACCGCAAGCAGAACATCGTCCCGTTCTGGACGGAGGTGGCGTCGTTCGTCGGCTGCAAGCTCGAGGACGCCACCACCCCCGGGGACGCGGTGGACCTCTACATCCTCCACAAGGTCCACGGCGAGTTCGCCCTCCCCTCCAAGGGGAGCGTCGACAGCGAGGAGTACGAGGGCGGCGCGGTGTTCGACCCCATCACCGGCGTCCGGGAGAACGTCTCCGTGCTCGACCTGAAGTCGCTCTACCCGATGTGCATGGTGACGATCAACGCGTCCATCGAGACGAAGGTCGATCCGGCGACCTTCGACGGGGACACCTACGTCGCGCCCAACGGGACGCACTTCCGCCAGGAGCCGGCCGGCATCATCCGGGAGATGGTCGACGAACTGCTGGAGGAGCGCGACCGGAAGAAGGGCCTGCGCGACGAGCACCGACCGGGGTCGGACCAGTACGAGACCTACGACCGCCAGCAAGGAGCTGTCAAGGTTATTATGAATTCTTTATATGGAGTACTCGGTTGGGATAGATTTAGGCTCTACGACAAGGAAATGGGGGCCGCCGTAACCGCGACGGGACGCCGAGTTATCGAGTTCACCGAGACCGTGGCGAACGAGATGGGCCACCGGGTCGCGTACGGAGATACGGATTCCGTCATGTTGGAACTCGGCGGTCAGGTTTCGAGGGACGAGGCGATCGAGCAGGCGTTCGCCATCGAGGAGGAGATCAACGCCTCCTACGACGAGTTCGCGAGCGAGGAACTCAACGCCGACCACCACCGGTTCCAGATCGAGTTCGAGAAGCTCTACCGTCGGTTCTTCCAGGCGGGCAAGAAGAAGCGCTACGCCGGCCACATCGTCTGGAAGGAGGGCAAGGACGTAGACGACATCGACATCACGGGCTTCGAGTACAAGCGCTCGGACATCGCGCCCATCACCAAGGAGGTCCAGAAGCGCGTCATCGAACTCATCGTCAGGAGCGAGGGCGAGGGGTACCGCGAGGAGGTGAAGGAGTACGTCCACGACGTGATCCAGCGGTTCAAGGAGGGCGACATCGGCGTCGAGGAGATCGGCATCCCGGGAGGTATCGGCAAGCGCCTCGACAACTACGACACGGACACGGCGCACGTCCGCGGGGCGAAGTACGCGAACCTCCTGCTGGGGACGAACTTCGGGCGAGGGTCGAAGCCCAAGCGCCTCTACCTGAAGGGCGTCCACAACGACTTCTACGGACGCGTCGAGCGCGAACTCGGTATCGACGCCCGGACCGACGCGCTCTACCGCGAGTTCCGACAGAAGGAGGACGTCATCTGCGTCGAGTACGCCGATCAACTGCCGGAGGAGTTCGAGATCGACCGGGAGAAGATGCTCGATCGCACCCTCCGCGGCCCCATCGAGCGCATCCTCGACGCCATCGACGTCTCCTGGGACGAGGTCGAGAGCGGTCAGACCCAGACCGGCCTCGGGCAGTACTTCTGA
- the rad50 gene encoding DNA double-strand break repair ATPase Rad50, giving the protein MQFERIRLEHFKCYDDADLHLDRGVTVIHGLNGSGKSSLLEACFFALYGAKALDTTLDEVVTIGRDEATVELRFVHGGERFRLERRVRVSDDRAQTASCVLETPSGTVEGARDVRAYVTDLLRMDAEAFVNCAYVRQGEVNKLINASPSQRQDVIDDLLQLGKLEEYRQRASQARVGVGRVRRDRRAVLDSVEERIAEKEEEDLHGRLNALETELNEANETLENYEQQRERARESRDDAEEVLDRYEETRDRLDALDAEIDDLRSDVARAEREREEHREAAREKRERIADLEERVERLLADTAVGERTEEAIDARLSALAERDEDLAERANERRMQAQAFDNQSERLAERADEHETRAAEKRERAETLAADAEEAEAALEADRETIEDLDAEAEILRERFVEASIEPGEAAARLRDLREEHESVQGRVAELVADRNTTAERLEEIRDLLDQGKCPECGQPVDDSPHVESQSEYESRVSDLDAKLEARRDELAALDARVERAEDLLEAENRLGEIESRRELLRERIAERAESVTEKHERADELREEAADLESAAAEKRAVAAEKADEADAERETRESIVEERETLASEREALESARDRLAEIAEAEAAVEDHRGKRAHLDELNDQRRDRLAEKRERRSELAEEFDESSVETARERLENAEDYLERVASAIEEVTERRDDLVGRIERTRGELSDLERLREEREDLLATVEYLESLYDETQQLQAMYADLRAELRQRNVRKLEQLLNETFDLVYQNDSYARIELDGEYELTVYQKDGEPLDPELLSGGERALFNLSLRCAIYRLLAEGIEGSAPMPPLILDEPTVFLDSGHVSKLVELVESMRRVGVEQIVVVSHDEELVGAADELVHVEKDPTSNRSTVEHHEAASLTALRAEGD; this is encoded by the coding sequence ATGCAGTTCGAGCGCATCCGGCTGGAGCACTTCAAGTGCTACGACGACGCGGACCTCCACCTCGACCGCGGGGTGACGGTCATCCACGGGCTGAACGGGAGCGGGAAGTCGTCGCTGCTCGAGGCGTGCTTCTTCGCGCTGTACGGCGCGAAGGCCCTCGACACGACGCTCGACGAGGTCGTCACCATCGGGCGGGACGAGGCGACGGTCGAACTCCGGTTCGTCCACGGGGGCGAGCGCTTCCGCCTCGAGCGTCGCGTTCGCGTCAGCGACGACCGCGCGCAGACCGCCTCGTGCGTCCTCGAGACGCCCTCCGGGACCGTCGAGGGCGCTCGCGACGTGCGCGCGTACGTGACCGATCTCCTGCGGATGGACGCGGAGGCGTTCGTCAACTGCGCCTACGTCCGCCAGGGCGAGGTGAACAAGCTCATCAACGCCTCGCCGAGCCAGCGCCAGGACGTGATCGACGACCTCCTCCAGCTCGGGAAGCTCGAGGAGTACCGCCAGCGGGCGAGCCAGGCCCGCGTCGGCGTCGGGCGGGTCCGCCGCGACCGGCGCGCCGTCCTCGACAGCGTCGAGGAGCGCATCGCCGAGAAGGAGGAGGAGGACCTCCACGGTCGCCTGAACGCCCTGGAGACGGAACTCAACGAGGCGAACGAGACGCTGGAGAACTACGAGCAGCAGCGCGAGAGAGCCCGCGAGAGCCGCGACGACGCCGAGGAGGTGCTCGACCGCTACGAGGAGACCCGAGACCGGCTCGACGCCCTCGACGCGGAGATCGACGACCTCCGGTCGGACGTCGCCCGGGCGGAGCGCGAGCGCGAGGAGCACCGTGAGGCCGCGCGGGAGAAACGAGAGCGCATCGCCGACCTGGAGGAGCGGGTCGAGCGCCTGCTCGCGGACACCGCCGTCGGGGAGCGGACCGAGGAGGCGATCGACGCCCGGCTCTCGGCGCTCGCGGAGCGCGACGAGGACCTCGCAGAGCGGGCGAACGAGCGACGGATGCAGGCGCAGGCGTTCGACAACCAGTCAGAGCGCCTCGCCGAGCGCGCCGACGAGCACGAGACCCGGGCGGCGGAGAAGCGCGAGCGCGCCGAGACGCTCGCGGCGGACGCCGAGGAGGCCGAGGCAGCCCTCGAGGCCGACCGCGAGACGATCGAGGACCTCGACGCCGAGGCGGAGATCCTCCGGGAGCGGTTCGTCGAGGCGTCGATCGAACCGGGGGAGGCGGCCGCCCGCCTCCGCGACCTCCGCGAGGAGCACGAGTCCGTCCAGGGGCGAGTCGCGGAACTCGTCGCCGATCGGAACACGACGGCGGAGCGCCTCGAGGAGATCCGGGACCTGCTCGACCAGGGGAAGTGTCCGGAGTGCGGCCAGCCGGTCGACGACTCGCCTCACGTCGAGTCGCAGTCGGAGTACGAATCGAGGGTGAGCGACCTCGACGCGAAGCTCGAGGCGCGGCGCGACGAACTGGCGGCGCTCGACGCGCGCGTCGAGCGCGCCGAGGACCTGCTCGAGGCGGAGAACCGCCTGGGAGAGATCGAGAGCCGCCGCGAGTTGCTCCGGGAACGCATCGCGGAGCGCGCCGAGTCGGTCACCGAGAAGCACGAGCGCGCCGACGAACTCCGCGAGGAGGCCGCCGACCTCGAATCGGCGGCGGCGGAGAAACGCGCGGTCGCGGCGGAGAAGGCCGACGAGGCCGACGCGGAGCGCGAGACGCGCGAGTCGATCGTCGAGGAGCGCGAGACGCTCGCGAGCGAGCGGGAGGCGCTCGAATCGGCCCGCGACCGCCTCGCCGAGATCGCGGAGGCGGAGGCGGCCGTCGAGGACCACCGCGGGAAGCGCGCGCACCTGGACGAACTCAACGACCAGCGCCGCGACCGCCTCGCCGAGAAGCGCGAGCGCCGGTCGGAACTCGCGGAGGAGTTCGACGAGTCGAGCGTAGAGACGGCGCGAGAACGGCTGGAGAACGCCGAGGACTACCTCGAGCGGGTCGCGTCGGCCATCGAGGAGGTGACCGAGCGGCGCGACGACCTCGTCGGCCGCATCGAGCGGACCCGCGGTGAGCTGTCCGACCTCGAACGCCTGCGCGAGGAGCGCGAGGACCTCCTCGCGACCGTCGAGTACCTCGAGTCGCTCTACGACGAGACCCAGCAGCTCCAGGCGATGTACGCCGACCTCCGGGCGGAGCTTCGCCAGCGAAACGTCAGGAAGCTCGAACAGCTACTCAACGAGACGTTCGACCTCGTCTACCAGAACGACTCCTACGCCCGCATCGAACTCGACGGCGAGTACGAACTCACGGTCTACCAGAAGGACGGCGAGCCGCTCGACCCCGAGCTGCTCTCCGGCGGGGAGCGCGCGCTGTTCAACCTCTCGCTCCGGTGCGCCATCTACCGCCTGCTCGCGGAGGGGATCGAGGGGTCGGCACCCATGCCGCCGCTCATCCTCGACGAGCCGACGGTGTTCCTCGATTCGGGGCACGTCTCGAAGCTCGTCGAACTCGTCGAGTCGATGCGTCGGGTGGGCGTCGAGCAGATCGTCGTCGTGAGCCACGACGAGGAACTCGTGGGCGCGGCCGACGAACTCGTCCACGTCGAGAAGGACCCCACGAGCAACCGCTCGACCGTCGAGCACCACGAGGCGGCGTCGCTGACGGCGCTGCGGGCGGAGGGGGACTGA
- a CDS encoding DUF7346 family protein, whose translation MQTVRADDGTIYLLLKRSSDASRVRDPATGEERYVANDRLERVEGESPLETAARAVPDPVRRLLTAVHDDRGLGLLLELDRRGPIAARDLMGAYDLCESDVLGLLTEFRAAGLVEPADVAGEPGYDATPRAREALDPLR comes from the coding sequence ATGCAGACGGTTCGCGCCGACGACGGAACGATCTACCTCCTCCTCAAGCGCTCGAGCGACGCCTCTCGCGTTCGCGATCCGGCGACCGGAGAGGAGCGATACGTCGCGAACGACCGCCTCGAACGCGTCGAGGGGGAGTCGCCGCTCGAGACCGCCGCGCGAGCGGTGCCCGACCCTGTCCGTCGGCTGCTCACCGCGGTCCACGACGATCGCGGTCTCGGCCTCCTCCTCGAACTCGACCGCCGCGGCCCGATCGCCGCCCGCGATCTGATGGGCGCGTACGACCTCTGCGAGAGCGACGTGCTCGGTCTGCTCACGGAGTTCCGCGCGGCGGGCCTCGTCGAACCCGCGGACGTGGCGGGCGAACCGGGCTACGACGCGACGCCGCGGGCGCGCGAGGCGCTCGACCCGCTCCGCTGA